Proteins encoded within one genomic window of Pygocentrus nattereri isolate fPygNat1 chromosome 11, fPygNat1.pri, whole genome shotgun sequence:
- the si:ch211-284k5.2 gene encoding uncharacterized protein CFAP97D1, translating to MHKAYQPLKPSTNKYLQKKWDQTHYEAHRKKVKEAKPIVDTKGIRTPTHVQLKLKKTQVQEERQAIIDRDNQLLVSRLAGIERSKGLVDHRNEYPERSLNAERRKEELAQVTRENLAIYQRITARESEYRREVWEEDWEKMERRRDDIARYPRGVADKQRSKKSVRFSGGTPRHSQSSSSRTEDDQDETTEED from the exons ATGCATAAAGCCTACCAGCCCCTCAAGCCCAGCACTAATAAGTACCTGCAGAAGAAATGGGACCAGACACACTATGAGGCACATCGCAAgaag GTGAAAGAAGCCAAACCCATAGTGGACACCAAAGGCATCCGAACACCTACGCATGTCcagctgaagctgaagaaaACACAG GTTCAAGAGGAGAGGCAGGCCATTATAGACAGGGATAACCAACTGCTGGTGTCCAGACTGGCTGGGATAGAGCGCTCTAAAGGTCTCGTAGACCACAGGAATGAATATCCAGAGCGCAG TCTGAATGCTGAGAGGAGGAAGGAGGAGTTAGCACAGGTGACCCGTGAGAACCTGGCGATCTATCAGCGAATCACGGCACGAGAATCAGAATACAGGCGGGAGGTGTGGGAGGAGGACTGGGAGAAAATGGAAAGAAGACGAGACGATATAGCACGCTACCCAAGGGGAGTGGCCGATAAACAG AGGTCCAAGAAGAGTGTGAGGTTTTCTGGCGGAACACCAAGGCACAGTCAGAGCTCATCCAGCAGAACAGAAGATGACCAGGATGAGACCACAGAAGAAGATTAA